A window of the Paenibacillus woosongensis genome harbors these coding sequences:
- a CDS encoding Yip1 family protein produces MKNLVTVFSSPRDTFERVRGSKVAWILPTILVILISLVSLVLQMPYLLDYTRQAWLKMGTIDPAQIEQMLGMTTITTYVGGIVGIIIMLFLVALLLVLLNLIVRGEGKYMQFVNVVAYANLPSVIGGLLTAVLLVAMNAQSLTDVSLSLGALVADKTSMAYRILSLINPFTIWGLYLYIVGAATMMKRPRKKVAIWIVAVWLIYSLVTVLSAPAV; encoded by the coding sequence ATGAAAAACTTAGTGACGGTATTTTCTTCACCAAGAGACACCTTCGAAAGAGTAAGAGGCAGTAAGGTAGCCTGGATCCTGCCGACAATTCTTGTAATCCTCATTAGTCTTGTTTCGCTTGTATTGCAGATGCCTTATTTGCTGGATTACACCAGACAAGCATGGCTGAAGATGGGGACGATAGATCCAGCGCAAATCGAGCAGATGTTAGGCATGACCACTATAACAACTTATGTCGGGGGTATTGTCGGGATCATCATCATGCTCTTCTTGGTGGCGCTCCTGCTCGTGTTATTGAATCTCATCGTACGGGGCGAAGGAAAGTACATGCAATTCGTCAACGTGGTTGCTTATGCGAACTTGCCGTCTGTCATTGGCGGATTGTTGACAGCTGTATTGCTGGTAGCCATGAATGCGCAATCCCTGACCGATGTTTCGCTGAGCCTGGGGGCGCTTGTAGCCGACAAGACGAGTATGGCTTATCGCATACTATCGCTAATTAACCCTTTCACGATATGGGGCTTGTATTTGTATATTGTGGGTGCGGCAACCATGATGAAACGTCCCCGGAAGAAGGTTGCAATCTGGATCGTGGCTGTCTGGTTAATTTACTCGCTCGTTACGGTTCTTTCGGCTCCAGCAGTCTAA
- the mutY gene encoding A/G-specific adenine glycosylase, translated as MFEEKWSMESRTYFSTELLSWYERSKRDLPWRRHRDPYYIWISEIMLQQTRVDTVIPYFLRFIERFPTIASLAEAPEEDVLKCWEGLGYYSRARNLQAAARQVMERHGGQVPRDKASVAALKGVGPYTTGAILSIAFDQPEPAVDGNVMRVLSRYFFIEEDIMKTGTRALMEGLAASLIPAGRAADFNQALMELGALVCTPKAPQCLTCPVMAHCSARLEGAELRLPVKSKAKPPRPEHRIVALVEGEGDREGRVLVRRRPDTGLLARMWELPHVLAAAKPGEGADLPDGAAMSRLAGTLAEEGTYVRPEGPFMTAEHIFSHIHWYMRVFRFQEAAALSALAGFAELAVAESQAAYDKGERAEEYRWITLEDMEELAFPNVFLKILHQYFNDKQQR; from the coding sequence ATGTTCGAAGAAAAATGGAGCATGGAGAGCAGAACGTATTTCAGCACGGAGCTGCTGTCCTGGTATGAACGGTCGAAGCGGGATTTGCCGTGGCGCAGGCATCGCGATCCCTATTATATTTGGATATCGGAGATTATGCTGCAGCAGACCCGCGTGGATACGGTCATTCCGTATTTCCTCCGGTTCATTGAGCGTTTTCCGACGATAGCGAGCTTGGCCGAAGCGCCGGAGGAGGACGTGCTGAAATGCTGGGAAGGGCTCGGCTATTATTCCCGGGCCCGGAACTTGCAGGCGGCCGCCCGCCAGGTGATGGAGCGACACGGCGGCCAGGTGCCGCGCGACAAGGCGTCTGTCGCGGCGCTTAAAGGAGTCGGCCCGTATACGACCGGGGCGATACTTAGCATCGCCTTCGATCAGCCGGAGCCCGCCGTCGACGGAAATGTAATGCGCGTGCTTTCCCGGTATTTCTTCATCGAAGAGGATATCATGAAGACGGGAACGCGGGCGCTGATGGAAGGGCTCGCGGCGTCGCTTATTCCGGCAGGCCGGGCCGCTGATTTCAATCAGGCATTAATGGAGCTGGGGGCGCTGGTATGCACCCCGAAGGCTCCGCAATGCCTGACATGCCCGGTCATGGCGCATTGCTCGGCGCGCCTGGAAGGCGCCGAGCTTCGCCTGCCGGTGAAGAGCAAGGCGAAGCCGCCGCGTCCCGAGCATCGGATCGTCGCCCTCGTGGAGGGCGAAGGAGATCGAGAGGGACGCGTGCTCGTGCGCCGGCGGCCGGACACGGGGCTGCTCGCGCGGATGTGGGAGCTGCCCCATGTGCTGGCTGCCGCGAAGCCCGGCGAGGGCGCCGATTTGCCGGATGGCGCGGCGATGAGCCGTCTGGCGGGAACGCTGGCCGAGGAGGGCACGTACGTCCGGCCAGAAGGGCCGTTTATGACGGCGGAGCATATTTTCAGCCATATCCATTGGTATATGCGCGTGTTCCGCTTCCAGGAAGCCGCCGCCTTGAGCGCCTTGGCCGGCTTTGCCGAGCTGGCGGTGGCGGAGTCCCAGGCTGCATATGATAAAGGGGAGCGGGCTGAGGAATATCGCTGGATTACGCTTGAGGATATGGAGGAGCTCGCTTTTCCCAACGTATTCTTAAAGATTCTTCATCAATATTTCAATGATAAACAGCAGAGGTAA
- a CDS encoding ABC transporter ATP-binding protein yields MITLKNISKTYKNGELEVQALQPLNLKVEQGEFVAIMGSSGSGKSTLMNIIGCLDVPSSGEYVLDGEEVHTLDEEQLARVRNRKIGFVFQSFNLLGRQTVLQNVTLPMMYAGIGREQRNERALELLKKVGLEGRVKHRPTELSGGQRQRVAIARALTMNAPILLADEPTGNLDTKSSHEIMQLFKEIHQEGTTIVLVTHEPDIAEHADRILLFGDGQMLKDTRKGSVVT; encoded by the coding sequence ATGATTACTCTAAAGAACATTTCAAAAACTTATAAGAACGGCGAGTTGGAAGTACAGGCCCTGCAACCGCTTAACCTGAAGGTAGAGCAGGGGGAGTTCGTCGCGATTATGGGTTCGTCTGGATCCGGCAAATCTACGCTAATGAACATTATAGGCTGTCTCGATGTGCCGTCTTCCGGCGAGTACGTGCTGGACGGCGAAGAAGTCCATACTTTGGATGAAGAGCAGCTTGCGCGGGTGCGCAACCGTAAAATCGGCTTCGTCTTCCAGAGCTTCAACCTGCTCGGCAGACAGACGGTGCTCCAGAACGTAACCCTGCCGATGATGTACGCGGGGATCGGCCGCGAGCAGCGGAATGAGCGGGCGCTCGAGCTGCTGAAGAAGGTTGGGTTGGAGGGGCGCGTCAAGCATCGGCCGACCGAGCTGTCGGGGGGACAGCGGCAGCGGGTAGCCATTGCCCGAGCCCTGACCATGAATGCCCCAATCCTGCTTGCGGACGAGCCGACCGGTAACCTGGATACGAAATCATCTCATGAAATCATGCAGCTGTTCAAAGAGATTCATCAGGAAGGAACAACCATCGTGCTGGTAACCCACGAGCCTGATATCGCAGAACACGCGGACCGAATTCTGCTGTTCGGCGATGGGCAAATGCTCAAAGATACGCGCAAAGGAAGTGTGGTCACATGA
- a CDS encoding BrxA/BrxB family bacilliredoxin — protein MSMSFDQYMRDMVQPMRDELTVLGIQELRTPEDVEAKLPAAKGTALVVVNSVCGCAAGQCRPGVARALQHDLTPDHLYTVFAGQDKEATAKAREYFAPYPPSSPSIALLKDGELVHFIERHQIEDRSAEEIAADLTSAFDRFCR, from the coding sequence ATGTCCATGTCATTTGACCAATATATGCGCGATATGGTTCAGCCGATGAGAGATGAATTAACTGTCTTGGGAATCCAGGAGCTGAGAACGCCGGAGGATGTCGAGGCTAAGCTGCCTGCAGCGAAAGGAACGGCACTTGTTGTCGTGAACTCAGTATGCGGCTGTGCCGCCGGGCAATGCCGTCCGGGCGTAGCCAGAGCGCTGCAGCATGATTTGACGCCGGACCACCTCTATACGGTATTCGCCGGACAAGATAAGGAAGCGACAGCCAAGGCTCGCGAATATTTTGCGCCATACCCGCCTTCATCTCCTTCCATTGCGCTGCTGAAGGATGGCGAGCTTGTTCACTTTATCGAGCGCCATCAAATTGAGGACCGTTCGGCTGAGGAGATTGCTGCTGATTTGACCAGCGCTTTCGACCGTTTCTGCCGCTAA
- a CDS encoding ATP-binding protein, with amino-acid sequence MDAVKEIVMQVLIAGLPAFLFPLISRKGSKPGLLSPRQDPETTRSIMLAVLCAASVLFCALFSRPYHDVIPMEFGSLPLFALLLYGRLRTGLAVAVFRVALFPLYAVNDNLTGLLLESGLALYPFILILSRRFKSMQRHDKAVVLFLWFAAGQMAAVVSPLLSGSIQQPRVSDLIFAVILHLAAAAIVCCLYNYYVESAMEMEQLRGQLAELTVKYIGETDKLQQIMDAAPLNIILIDRQGCLVSVNDTFLQLYRNEHPSATREDLIGRKLGGNCGGLDIGMVASRVEKTLMAGVKTTELLQKEEKVFFTSTSPIMDGRTNDVTGVVIIVQDITELETLRMELIHVERLSLVGQMAAGITHEIRNPMAVVRGFLQLMREKSANDLDHYYRIVMEELDRANSIINDFLALAQNRIVTKELCSLHHIIEELKPLLWADANLRGQSIEVKLDERVPMLYLNPKEIKQLILNLARNGMEAMGEKGLLTVSTRLDEDGVKLYITDMGAGISPAQQQKLFAPFYTTKEKGTGLGLPLCLSIMERHGGEITVRSKEGIGTTFISVFPVDVSSSQGGN; translated from the coding sequence TTGGATGCAGTAAAAGAGATTGTGATGCAAGTTCTAATTGCCGGTTTGCCAGCATTCCTGTTTCCGTTAATATCCCGGAAAGGGAGTAAACCCGGACTGCTGTCCCCAAGACAGGACCCGGAAACGACCCGTTCTATCATGCTAGCGGTTCTTTGCGCTGCGAGCGTGCTGTTTTGCGCCTTGTTCTCCCGCCCATATCATGATGTCATTCCCATGGAATTTGGCAGCCTGCCCTTATTTGCACTATTGTTATACGGCAGACTGCGTACGGGCCTCGCTGTGGCTGTCTTTCGGGTAGCCTTATTCCCGCTGTATGCCGTTAATGACAATTTGACGGGCTTGCTGCTGGAATCGGGACTGGCGCTGTATCCCTTCATCTTGATACTGTCCAGGCGGTTTAAAAGCATGCAGCGTCACGACAAGGCAGTCGTCCTGTTTCTATGGTTCGCTGCGGGTCAAATGGCGGCTGTGGTCTCTCCGCTGTTGTCCGGCAGCATTCAGCAGCCTCGTGTTTCCGACCTCATTTTTGCTGTCATTCTCCATCTGGCTGCCGCAGCCATCGTGTGCTGCTTGTATAACTATTACGTGGAGAGCGCAATGGAGATGGAGCAGCTGCGGGGGCAGCTGGCGGAGCTAACGGTGAAATATATCGGAGAAACGGACAAATTGCAGCAGATCATGGATGCCGCTCCGCTAAATATTATTTTGATCGATCGTCAGGGCTGCCTTGTCTCAGTGAATGACACATTTCTTCAATTATACCGAAATGAACATCCTTCTGCGACCAGGGAGGACTTAATTGGCAGGAAGCTCGGCGGGAATTGCGGCGGACTCGATATAGGCATGGTCGCTTCGCGGGTTGAGAAGACGTTGATGGCGGGCGTCAAGACGACGGAGCTGCTGCAAAAAGAGGAGAAAGTATTCTTCACGAGCACCTCCCCGATCATGGATGGGCGCACCAACGATGTAACCGGAGTAGTAATTATCGTGCAGGATATTACCGAACTCGAGACACTGCGGATGGAGCTGATCCATGTAGAGCGGCTGAGTCTTGTCGGCCAAATGGCGGCCGGAATCACCCATGAAATCCGCAATCCGATGGCGGTGGTCAGAGGTTTCCTGCAGCTGATGCGCGAGAAGAGCGCAAATGATCTGGATCATTATTACCGGATTGTGATGGAGGAGCTTGACCGGGCTAACAGCATCATCAATGATTTTCTGGCTTTGGCACAAAACCGGATCGTTACGAAGGAGCTGTGCAGCCTGCATCACATTATCGAAGAGCTGAAACCGCTGTTATGGGCGGATGCCAATTTGCGCGGGCAGAGCATCGAGGTCAAACTGGATGAGCGCGTTCCCATGCTCTACCTAAATCCGAAGGAAATCAAGCAGCTGATCCTTAATTTGGCCCGAAACGGCATGGAAGCGATGGGGGAGAAGGGACTTCTGACGGTGAGCACGCGTTTGGACGAAGACGGCGTCAAGCTGTACATTACAGATATGGGGGCGGGGATTTCTCCCGCACAGCAGCAGAAGCTGTTTGCCCCTTTTTATACGACGAAGGAAAAAGGAACCGGATTGGGCCTTCCGTTATGCCTGAGCATTATGGAGCGTCATGGCGGGGAAATTACCGTTCGGTCGAAGGAAGGAATTGGCACGACTTTTATTTCTGTTTTTCCGGTAGATGTAAGCTCTTCGCAAGGGGGGAATTGA
- a CDS encoding GNAT family N-acetyltransferase, protein MRIRSFQLSDANQVMELLQVSLSEQCYEDTKRAFARQLSWDSELIMVAEAEEEIVGVLIGTIDQNLGCIYRTAVHPEYRRQGYGKRLVSAMEQRFQQRNVRRIVVAGDEHNKAVMPLYEAMGYGASKFLEAFHNLGIAAVRSL, encoded by the coding sequence ATGCGTATTCGTTCCTTCCAGTTGAGTGATGCCAATCAAGTGATGGAGCTTCTGCAGGTATCCTTGTCGGAGCAGTGCTACGAAGACACTAAGCGGGCTTTTGCCAGACAATTGTCCTGGGATTCGGAATTAATCATGGTTGCGGAAGCCGAAGAGGAAATCGTGGGGGTCTTAATCGGGACCATCGATCAAAATCTAGGCTGCATTTATCGGACTGCGGTTCATCCCGAATACCGTCGTCAAGGGTATGGCAAGAGGCTGGTTAGCGCTATGGAGCAGCGGTTCCAGCAGCGCAACGTTCGCCGAATCGTTGTAGCTGGCGATGAACACAATAAGGCTGTTATGCCGCTGTACGAAGCGATGGGATACGGAGCAAGCAAGTTTCTGGAAGCGTTCCATAATTTGGGTATCGCAGCAGTCCGTTCGCTGTAA
- the nadE gene encoding ammonia-dependent NAD(+) synthetase, giving the protein MGMQQEIIEALGVKPSIDADEEIAARVEFLKNHVTSSRATGLLIAISGGLDSAAAAGLCKRATDELTWETGMDYMTLGVFQPYGEQEDIEHSYETARSLGLAHTVETNIEDTVDEIALEVEHGMRSIGQYRHLSIPGKGNVKARARMVMQYALSQELNLLVVGTGHASEAVAGFYTKWGDGAADLMPLGSLTKRQIRQIAVALGIPDSIINKAPTAGLWAGQNDEEEMGVSYEDNCDYLEGKVIDSRVQKRLESYYMKTNHKRNPIPRI; this is encoded by the coding sequence ATGGGGATGCAGCAGGAAATCATTGAAGCGTTAGGGGTCAAGCCGAGCATTGATGCAGATGAGGAAATTGCGGCTCGTGTCGAGTTTCTGAAAAATCACGTGACGAGCTCGCGGGCAACCGGACTGCTGATCGCCATCAGCGGCGGATTGGACAGTGCCGCAGCTGCAGGGCTCTGCAAACGGGCAACGGATGAATTGACGTGGGAGACGGGAATGGACTACATGACGTTGGGCGTCTTTCAGCCTTATGGGGAGCAGGAGGACATTGAACATAGCTATGAGACGGCGAGGTCGCTTGGGCTTGCGCATACGGTGGAGACGAATATCGAAGATACGGTGGACGAGATCGCTCTAGAAGTGGAGCATGGGATGAGAAGCATCGGTCAATACAGGCATTTAAGCATACCCGGCAAAGGAAATGTCAAAGCCCGGGCGCGAATGGTTATGCAATATGCCTTGTCCCAAGAGCTCAATCTGCTTGTCGTTGGCACTGGCCATGCCTCGGAGGCCGTCGCCGGGTTCTATACCAAATGGGGCGATGGTGCTGCCGATCTTATGCCGCTAGGGTCATTGACCAAGCGCCAAATCCGTCAGATCGCTGTGGCCCTTGGCATCCCGGACAGCATTATCAATAAAGCTCCAACTGCCGGTCTGTGGGCGGGGCAGAATGACGAGGAGGAAATGGGCGTAAGTTACGAAGATAACTGCGATTATTTGGAGGGTAAAGTGATAGATTCAAGGGTACAGAAGCGGCTGGAGTCCTATTATATGAAAACAAATCATAAGCGCAATCCGATTCCTCGCATATAG
- a CDS encoding alpha/beta fold hydrolase: MPMDFNIPLEGGHLLRCTRFPAQEEAASLIIIAHGYKGFKDWGMFPYVAEQLSKQHEVVTFNFSHNGIGDDPFEFTELERFATNTYERELTDLGALIARLNQEENLRSLPLFLLGHSRGAGVSLVYALDHPDSVTGVLSWNGVTNLDVFTESQKREMRENGRSYVMNGRTGQQMPLDVAILEDMDRHKERYDILGRIPSAAFKVALIQGSDDGAHLRQGSSRLVSIRPDIPWIHIPGGNHTFNTVHPFQGPTPPLEEAIKASLLFISQTLSTVK; encoded by the coding sequence ATGCCGATGGATTTCAACATTCCGCTGGAAGGCGGCCATTTGCTGCGCTGTACCCGATTCCCCGCCCAGGAAGAAGCAGCAAGCCTTATCATTATCGCTCATGGATACAAGGGCTTTAAAGACTGGGGCATGTTCCCTTACGTCGCTGAACAGCTGAGCAAGCAGCACGAGGTAGTTACGTTCAACTTCTCCCATAACGGAATCGGCGACGACCCCTTTGAATTTACGGAGCTCGAACGGTTCGCAACGAATACATATGAGCGGGAGCTAACCGATCTCGGCGCACTGATCGCCCGCCTGAACCAGGAAGAGAATCTGCGTTCCCTGCCGTTATTCCTGCTTGGACACAGCCGCGGAGCCGGCGTGTCGCTCGTGTATGCGCTCGATCATCCGGACAGCGTAACCGGCGTTCTGTCCTGGAACGGAGTGACAAACCTCGATGTGTTCACGGAATCCCAGAAGCGGGAAATGCGCGAGAATGGACGAAGCTATGTGATGAACGGCCGAACAGGACAGCAGATGCCGCTTGACGTTGCCATCCTGGAGGATATGGATCGCCATAAGGAGCGCTACGATATCCTTGGCCGCATTCCCTCGGCTGCTTTTAAGGTCGCCCTGATCCAGGGCTCGGATGACGGAGCGCATCTGCGCCAAGGCTCCAGCCGTCTCGTATCCATCAGACCGGATATTCCCTGGATTCATATTCCGGGAGGCAATCATACATTCAATACCGTCCATCCCTTCCAGGGACCAACTCCACCGCTGGAAGAAGCCATTAAGGCAAGCCTGTTGTTTATATCCCAAACGTTGTCCACCGTTAAATAA
- a CDS encoding NAD(P)/FAD-dependent oxidoreductase, whose product MSKYDVIVIGGGPSGLMASIAAAEQGAAVALLDKGDKLGRKLGISGGGRCNVTNAKEIDELITYIPGGGRFLHSAFSLFSNRDIIAFFEGLGIALKEEDNGRMFPVSDKAKTVVNALIGKARSLGVELLVHHPVQEIIYAEGRVQGVKLSSGTIFKAPAVVVATGGKSVPHTGSTGDGYPWAEAAGHTITELYPTETPIVSKEPFITSRELQGLSLRDVKLSLIDPKGKTVIAHQGDMIFTHFGLSGPIALRCSGFIRGVKKKHNVSQVTMSIDLFPNKKAGSLEQDLRQLAAAEPKKALKNVFKGTIPERMLPLLFERAGLPGETTYEHLPKEAWLAWIQQLKNFTLQASGTRPFEEAFVTGGGVHLKEINPKTMGSKLMQGLYFCGEVLDVHGYTGGYNITAAFATGYTAGHHAGKRE is encoded by the coding sequence ATGAGCAAATATGATGTCATCGTGATCGGAGGGGGCCCTTCGGGGCTCATGGCCTCTATCGCCGCAGCGGAGCAAGGCGCAGCCGTAGCGCTCCTGGACAAAGGGGACAAGCTGGGGCGGAAGCTGGGAATTTCCGGCGGAGGGCGCTGCAATGTAACGAATGCAAAGGAAATCGACGAGCTGATTACCTACATACCGGGAGGAGGGCGCTTTCTGCACAGCGCCTTCTCCCTGTTCAGCAATCGCGATATTATTGCTTTTTTCGAGGGGCTCGGCATTGCGCTTAAAGAGGAGGATAACGGAAGAATGTTCCCCGTGTCCGACAAAGCGAAAACCGTGGTCAACGCGCTGATCGGCAAGGCCAGATCGCTGGGTGTTGAACTGCTCGTGCACCATCCGGTTCAGGAAATCATTTATGCGGAAGGCCGCGTACAGGGCGTGAAGCTGAGCTCCGGAACAATATTCAAAGCCCCGGCCGTCGTCGTAGCCACCGGCGGCAAGTCGGTGCCGCATACCGGATCGACTGGGGACGGCTATCCATGGGCCGAGGCGGCAGGACATACGATTACAGAGCTGTATCCAACCGAAACACCGATCGTCTCCAAGGAACCGTTCATTACGAGCCGGGAGCTCCAAGGGCTCTCGCTGCGGGATGTGAAGCTGTCGCTCATCGATCCGAAAGGCAAAACCGTCATCGCTCACCAGGGCGATATGATTTTCACCCATTTCGGCTTGTCCGGACCGATCGCCCTGCGCTGCAGCGGTTTTATCCGGGGCGTCAAGAAGAAGCACAACGTATCCCAGGTCACGATGTCCATCGATTTGTTTCCGAACAAGAAGGCAGGAAGCTTGGAGCAGGACCTGCGGCAGCTGGCCGCAGCTGAGCCGAAGAAAGCGCTCAAAAACGTGTTTAAAGGCACTATTCCCGAACGAATGCTTCCCCTGCTTTTTGAACGGGCCGGCCTTCCCGGGGAAACGACCTATGAGCATTTGCCGAAGGAGGCATGGCTTGCCTGGATTCAGCAGCTCAAAAACTTCACCCTGCAGGCCAGCGGAACCCGACCCTTTGAGGAAGCCTTCGTGACGGGAGGCGGCGTGCATCTAAAGGAGATCAACCCGAAGACAATGGGTTCCAAGCTTATGCAAGGCCTGTACTTCTGCGGAGAGGTGCTGGATGTTCACGGTTATACCGGCGGCTACAACATCACCGCAGCCTTCGCCACCGGCTATACCGCGGGCCATCATGCAGGTAAAAGGGAGTGA
- a CDS encoding efflux RND transporter periplasmic adaptor subunit → MSNMNRAVAVETTEAFEGLITEEIYTSGKLEAGNSTDIYSPTSGVVESVEVKQGDTVTKGQVLMTLQIDDIKDQIEKERLNIEMIETERLNAKKQHFEMFKQKVTEDPAAEIEDLDLSSYDLRIQSSKLTIASLEKRLNNRVVSAKDEGVLTQVLVNPGQMIAEGGHIATVVDLSSYKVKANLNELDAGKVYEGMKAVITGESIEESYEGEVTYLSPIAVLADPTSKDASVEMTVELSRISPELRPGYNVTIELEIPDKERLLLPLDAVQYDGDKAYVFKIQDGVAVKTDVTTGKENEEYVEIVSGVTKGESVVSEGARQLRDGDKVKLQ, encoded by the coding sequence ATGTCGAACATGAATCGCGCTGTTGCCGTAGAGACGACCGAGGCATTTGAAGGCCTGATTACGGAGGAAATCTATACGAGCGGCAAATTGGAAGCAGGTAACAGTACGGATATTTATTCGCCGACCAGCGGAGTTGTCGAGTCGGTTGAAGTGAAGCAGGGCGACACGGTCACCAAAGGGCAGGTTCTTATGACGCTGCAGATTGACGACATTAAGGACCAGATTGAGAAGGAGCGTCTCAATATTGAAATGATCGAAACGGAGCGCCTGAATGCGAAGAAGCAGCATTTTGAAATGTTCAAGCAGAAGGTGACGGAGGATCCAGCAGCGGAAATCGAGGATTTGGATTTGTCATCCTATGATCTGCGGATTCAGAGCAGCAAATTGACGATCGCCTCTCTAGAGAAACGCTTGAACAATCGCGTTGTCAGCGCCAAGGATGAGGGCGTTCTTACGCAGGTGCTCGTCAATCCTGGCCAAATGATTGCGGAGGGCGGCCACATTGCCACCGTTGTAGATTTATCGTCTTACAAAGTCAAAGCAAATCTGAACGAATTGGATGCCGGTAAAGTATACGAAGGCATGAAGGCAGTAATTACCGGGGAGTCGATCGAGGAGAGCTATGAGGGCGAAGTCACTTATTTGTCGCCGATCGCCGTTCTGGCCGATCCTACTTCTAAAGATGCTTCCGTTGAAATGACGGTGGAGCTAAGCCGCATTTCTCCAGAGCTTCGTCCCGGCTACAACGTGACGATCGAACTGGAAATCCCGGATAAGGAGCGGCTGCTGCTGCCGCTGGACGCGGTTCAATATGATGGGGACAAAGCCTATGTATTCAAAATTCAAGATGGAGTCGCAGTCAAAACCGACGTGACGACGGGTAAAGAGAACGAGGAGTACGTCGAGATCGTATCCGGGGTCACTAAGGGGGAAAGTGTCGTATCGGAAGGGGCCAGACAGCTCCGGGACGGCGATAAGGTGAAACTGCAATGA
- the acpS gene encoding holo-ACP synthase — translation MIYGIGHDVVEIDRVRKILDGASGDRLLKRVLTPDEQKLPGSMSRPAEFLAGRFAAKEAISKAFGCGIGSVLGFADMSILPDAQGKPHVVLTQEAWQRLGLAEGRAGYAVHLSITHERQLASAFVVVERV, via the coding sequence TTGATATATGGCATAGGTCATGATGTGGTTGAAATAGATCGGGTTCGTAAAATACTAGACGGAGCCTCGGGGGACAGGCTGCTGAAGCGCGTGCTGACGCCGGATGAGCAGAAGCTGCCTGGCAGCATGTCGCGTCCTGCGGAATTTCTGGCCGGCCGGTTCGCGGCCAAAGAGGCCATCAGCAAAGCTTTTGGCTGCGGTATCGGCAGTGTGCTTGGCTTCGCGGACATGTCCATTCTGCCGGATGCTCAGGGGAAACCTCATGTCGTATTGACGCAGGAAGCATGGCAGCGGCTCGGTCTGGCTGAAGGTCGGGCAGGCTATGCCGTGCATCTCAGCATCACGCATGAGCGCCAGCTGGCTTCGGCATTCGTCGTTGTAGAGAGAGTGTAA
- a CDS encoding ABC transporter permease, with protein MSIWESIWVALDNLRLNKLRSFLTMIGIVFGVAAVVTVVSIGQAGQSSILSIVSVYEDGYFVIYQNPMESGSDGNTDFRLRDLTEIRKLDGVRYASSSLPYSMTMKYKKDTLRFTITATTHQTSRMQKIDIVAGRFFTSQEERGRQKVAVVDSKFAEKVYGSERAAIGRKLVLSDGTFRIVGVYKPQDSILSGMQGEQYSAFAPITAMPPGKNGEGERFQALEVVAASPERTDETVQTVKKWLANLNNVNTSAYASQTGKEAEQMVSSTFSILQTIIGSIAGISLLVGGIGVMNIMLVSVTERTREIGIRKAIGATPGTIMLQFMIEAVVLCFIGGTAGALLGLGAAFLFSTISGWPFVVSLWAILLAFGFSAAVGIFFGLYPANKASKLHPIEALRYE; from the coding sequence ATGAGCATATGGGAGAGTATATGGGTCGCGCTTGATAATTTGCGGCTGAACAAGCTGCGCTCGTTCCTTACGATGATCGGTATTGTGTTTGGCGTCGCGGCGGTAGTCACCGTCGTATCGATTGGCCAGGCCGGCCAAAGCTCCATTTTGTCCATTGTGTCTGTTTATGAAGACGGGTATTTTGTCATTTACCAGAATCCGATGGAGAGCGGCAGCGACGGCAACACCGATTTTCGCCTGCGGGATCTGACGGAAATCCGGAAGCTGGATGGCGTGCGTTACGCCTCTTCGTCACTGCCTTATTCCATGACCATGAAATATAAGAAGGACACGCTCCGTTTTACCATAACGGCTACGACTCATCAAACGAGCAGGATGCAAAAAATCGACATCGTTGCGGGACGTTTCTTTACTTCTCAAGAGGAGCGGGGCAGGCAGAAGGTTGCTGTGGTGGACAGTAAGTTTGCCGAAAAGGTGTATGGCTCGGAGAGGGCGGCCATCGGGCGGAAGCTGGTGCTTTCGGATGGAACATTCCGCATCGTTGGCGTCTATAAACCGCAGGATTCCATTCTGAGCGGGATGCAGGGGGAGCAATATTCTGCTTTTGCGCCGATTACGGCTATGCCTCCGGGGAAAAATGGAGAGGGCGAGCGTTTTCAGGCACTCGAAGTGGTTGCTGCGTCACCGGAAAGAACGGATGAAACGGTGCAGACGGTAAAGAAGTGGCTCGCTAATCTGAATAATGTGAATACTAGTGCTTATGCATCACAGACCGGGAAGGAAGCGGAGCAGATGGTATCCAGCACCTTCTCGATCCTTCAGACGATCATCGGTTCGATTGCCGGCATTTCCTTGCTGGTCGGCGGAATCGGCGTCATGAACATCATGCTCGTCTCCGTCACGGAGCGGACACGGGAAATCGGGATCCGCAAGGCGATCGGAGCTACGCCAGGTACAATCATGCTGCAATTTATGATTGAGGCGGTCGTGCTGTGTTTCATTGGTGGAACTGCCGGCGCGCTGCTGGGACTCGGAGCAGCCTTTCTCTTCTCGACCATTTCCGGCTGGCCGTTCGTCGTATCGTTATGGGCCATTCTGCTGGCGTTCGGATTCTCTGCAGCCGTAGGTATTTTCTTTGGCTTGTACCCGGCCAATAAAGCATCCAAGCTGCATCCGATTGAAGCTCTGCGTTATGAGTAA